The proteins below are encoded in one region of Effusibacillus dendaii:
- a CDS encoding FadR/GntR family transcriptional regulator: MFKAIRHKKIFEEILDQIKELLITKKLKVGQKIPPELELSESWGISRSSVREALRVLDVLGIIEAKTGEGTIIKQADPENLKNIMSLVALSRGIDTIELFEVRTVIEMYSVRLAALNRTDHDLSVLKRYLIKLDDLYVNQEMEIESDFYFHRWIVEASKNKILVMLMEMISGLLEEQIRETRSLLSASNETLKRFQNQHWEIFQAIEQKQPVRAEKAVLDHLNYAQHELGLQPKFVGGKHE, translated from the coding sequence ATGTTTAAAGCGATTCGGCATAAAAAAATATTTGAAGAAATCCTTGATCAAATCAAAGAGTTATTGATTACAAAGAAGCTGAAAGTTGGGCAAAAAATACCACCCGAACTTGAATTATCTGAATCTTGGGGAATCAGCCGTTCCTCCGTTAGGGAGGCGCTCAGGGTTTTGGATGTTCTTGGTATCATTGAAGCAAAAACCGGAGAAGGCACCATCATCAAACAAGCGGATCCCGAAAACTTGAAGAACATTATGTCTTTGGTTGCTTTATCCAGGGGAATCGATACGATTGAGTTATTTGAAGTGCGGACGGTGATCGAAATGTATTCCGTTCGTTTGGCAGCATTGAACAGAACAGACCACGATTTGTCCGTTTTGAAACGTTATTTAATCAAGTTAGACGACCTTTATGTAAATCAGGAAATGGAGATTGAATCGGATTTTTATTTCCACCGTTGGATTGTGGAGGCTTCCAAAAATAAGATTTTGGTTATGCTCATGGAGATGATTTCCGGTTTATTGGAGGAACAGATCAGGGAAACCAGAAGCCTGCTGTCTGCTTCTAACGAAACATTAAAGCGTTTTCAGAATCAGCATTGGGAAATATTCCAAGCCATCGAGCAGAAACAACCGGTTCGGGCGGAAAAAGCTGTGCTGGATCATTTGAATTATGCCCAACATGAATTGGGATTGCAGCCCAAATTTGTAGGAGGGAAGCATGAATAA
- the meaB gene encoding methylmalonyl Co-A mutase-associated GTPase MeaB, whose product MNKLIELFNQGDPVALGRLLKEVENGTAIGYEVLKHSAVKKGNTHVVGITGPPGAGKSTLVGNLCSGWADQGLKIGVICVDPSSPFSGGALLGDRIRMQELSKLPNVFIKSLATRGSLGGIAASTADIVLLMDAFGKDIIVVETVGVGQVEHDILDISDTVVLVNVPGLGDTLQTMKAGIMEVADLYVINQADRPGADESVRDLKMMIRELEKVGWQPPVLQTIATQKVGIKELMEEIDHHKAYLHYSELWDKKRQERNTKRLYSMIEELFSSKVKQYVESKKDIGQRIAFVRDGQLDPFTVAQEIVDGIISAN is encoded by the coding sequence ATGAATAAACTGATTGAGTTATTTAATCAAGGAGATCCGGTTGCGTTAGGCAGGCTGCTAAAAGAAGTCGAAAATGGGACTGCTATCGGCTATGAGGTATTGAAACACAGTGCAGTAAAGAAGGGAAACACACACGTTGTAGGGATTACGGGACCTCCCGGTGCAGGGAAGAGTACTCTGGTGGGGAACTTGTGCAGTGGTTGGGCTGATCAGGGATTGAAGATAGGGGTGATTTGTGTGGATCCCTCCAGTCCCTTCAGTGGAGGAGCGCTGCTTGGAGACCGGATCAGAATGCAGGAATTATCCAAATTACCCAATGTTTTTATTAAAAGCCTAGCTACAAGAGGAAGTTTAGGTGGAATTGCAGCATCCACCGCCGACATTGTGCTGTTGATGGATGCTTTCGGAAAAGACATCATTGTTGTGGAAACGGTCGGTGTAGGTCAAGTGGAGCACGACATATTGGACATCTCCGATACGGTGGTTCTCGTAAATGTACCGGGTTTAGGTGATACGTTGCAAACAATGAAGGCTGGAATTATGGAAGTTGCCGATCTCTATGTGATCAACCAGGCGGATCGCCCCGGAGCTGATGAAAGCGTAAGGGATCTGAAGATGATGATTCGAGAACTGGAAAAGGTTGGGTGGCAACCGCCTGTGCTGCAAACCATTGCCACACAAAAGGTGGGAATCAAAGAATTGATGGAAGAAATTGACCATCACAAAGCATATCTTCATTATTCAGAATTATGGGATAAAAAACGACAAGAACGGAATACGAAACGATTGTACAGCATGATTGAAGAGTTATTTTCGTCCAAAGTGAAACAGTATGTCGAATCGAAAAAAGACATCGGACAACGAATTGC